The following are encoded together in the Rana temporaria chromosome 12, aRanTem1.1, whole genome shotgun sequence genome:
- the LOC120919099 gene encoding uncharacterized protein LOC120919099: MEEPVALNTNAPDAGGLTPCRVASKRASGGGMLLERGRTPVKVEKMGPFLDRYPDRGAARLLAAGFSEGFIIPCSLSKVPPLARNLRSALENPAVVSEKLAKEVQLGRMVGPFTEMPLPDLVVSPLGVVPKKEPNKFRLIHHLSFPKGGSVNDAIDPEACTVSYTSFDAAVRWVRRYGRGALMAKSDIEAAFRLLPVHPDSFRLLGCRWRDEFYVDRCLPMGCSISCAFFETFSSFLEWVVRDVADTDSVIHYLDDFLCVGPPSSNVCAILLATLQHMAEKFGVPLAADKTEGPTTALSFLGIMIDSEAMECRLPMNKVENLRMEIRGMLGRDKVQLVSLQSLLGKLNFACRIIPMGRVFCRRLSAATAGVKAPKHYIRLTGELKADLHIWDTFLETYNGRAIWMSGPVSNFDLDLVTDAAGSTGYGAFFKGRWSAEAWPRSWTAAGFEKNLVLLELFPVVVAIELWGEECKNLKIRLNCDNMGVVQVINRISGSSVPVVRLLRHLVLRCLQWNIFLYAVHIPGVDNKLADALSRFQWDRFRELAPGADAEGVPCPGWMWGLALEPLQTGSGGRKN; this comes from the exons ATGGAGGAGCCTGTCGCTTTAAACACGAATGCTCCGGATGCGGGGGGGCTCACCCCTTGTCGCGTTGCTTCAAAAAGGGCAAGcgggggggggatgctgctggAAAGGGGGAGAACGCCAGTGAAGGTGGAAAAGATGGGGCCTTTTCTAGATAGGTACCCAGACAGAGGGGCAGCGCGGCTGCTTGCGGCAGGGTTTTCGGAGGGATTTATCATTCCCTGTTCCTTGTCGAAGGTGCCACCCTTGGCTAGGAACCTGCGGTCTGCCTTAGAAAACCCGGCGGTAGTGTCAGAAAAATTAGCAAAAGAAGTTCAGCTGGGTAGGATGGTGGGGCCATTCACAGAGATGCCGCTGCCTGATTTGGTGGTGTCCCCTCTGGGGGTGGTTCCCaagaaggaaccaaacaagtTTCGGCTCATTCATCACCTGTCCTTCCCAAagggggggtcggtgaatgaCGCTATAGATCCCGAAGCATGCACGGTATCGTATACGTCGTTTGACGCGGCAGTACGATGGGTGCGGCGGTACGGAAGGGGAGCCCTGATGGCAAAATCGGACATTGAGGCCGCGTTCCGTTTACTGCCAGTTCACCCAGACAGCTTTCGGCTGTTGGGTTGTCGGTGGCGGGATGAGTTCTACGTGGATCGATGTTTGCCAATGGGCTGCTCGATTTCTTGCGCGTTTTTCGAAACGTTTAGCTCTttcttggaatgggtggtcagggatgtggCGGACACGGATTCAGTAATCCACtacctggatgacttcctgtgcGTTGGGCCCCCGTCGTCCAATGTGTGCGCAATATTGTTGGCAACGTTGCAGCACATGGCGGAAAAGTTTGGAGTGCCCTTGGCAGCCGACAAAACGGAGGGTCCAACCACGGCGTTGAGTTTTTTGGGAATCATGATTGATTCCGAGGCTATGGAGTGTAGGCTTCCAATGAACAAGGTGGAGAATCTTCGGATGGAGATTCGGGGGATGCTGGGGCGGGACAAGGTTCAGCTGGTGTCCCTGCAGTCTTTGTTGGGAAAGTTGAATTTCGCCTGCCGCATCATCCCTATGGGGAGGGttttttgccgacggctgtcggcagcAACAGCGGGGGTGAAGGCGCCGAAACATTATATCCGTCTAACGGGTGAGCTGAAAGCAGATTTGCACATCTGGGATACGTTTTTGGAAACGTATAATGGAAGGGCGATCTGGATGTCAGGGCCTGTCAGCAACTTTGACCTGGATTTGGTCACGGATGCGGCCGGGTCCACGGGTTATGGGGCCTTTTTTAAGGGGCGGTGGAGCGCTGAGGCATGGCCTAGGTCATGGACAGCAGCGGGTTTTGAGAAGAACCTGGTGCTGCTAGAACTATTCCCGGTGGTGGTGGCAATCGAGTTGTGGGGGGAAGAATGCAAAAATTTGAAGATCAGGCTAAATTGCGATAACATGGGGGTGGTACAAGTCATTAATCGAATCTCCGGTTCATCGGTACCGGTGGTGAGATTACTGCGCCATCTCGTGTTGCGTTGTTTGCAGTGGAACATATTCTTGTATGCTGTACACATCCCGGGGGTGGATAACAAACTCGCTGACGCCTTGTCtcgatttcagtgggacaggttcaggGAGCTGGCGCCAGGGGCGGATGCAGAAGGGGTTCCTTGCCCTGGGTGGATGTGGGGGCTGGCATTGGAGCCGCTGCAGACTGGATCAGGAGGTCG AAAAAATTAG
- the LOC120918391 gene encoding E3 ubiquitin/ISG15 ligase TRIM25-like: protein MASATDLKEELNCSICLEVYTDPVTLRCGHNYCRACINRVLDSQRGQGVFTCPECRAVFKKRPWLQKNVTLSNIAERFHSTLPDQKKTGPGGTCTYCIHSAVPAIKCCLHCEASLCESHLKAHSKAPEHVLIEPTTSPGKWKCSIHNRTLEYYCTVDSTCVCKSCLQDAKHRGHQVLALGDASRDKKDKLKKTLTQLTSKRKEIEKSLQGLQEKRKKANDAETALTAHVSGLFQQIRQRLDVLEVQTTDQITKQAEMNAKPVSDLIRQLEMKKDELCSKICHVEELSNMEDPLPVLMEKESTKADFCVTDKGGRHDGPKIAAMDDILISLNLHKELSDIVKKAPKVLNLSEISDLRLDRKTAASNVAVSPDLSIAHGTQENDSVDDTDNRFESHQVLSRTGLSGGRHYWEVELCDTNNWRIGMSYYSIDREGDESIFGKTDESWCLSKSMRGYAFRHDDDHVSVSSSFKRFQRLGIYLDFKRGRLSFYNLEPEVRHLHTFYSKFREPLHAAIRVNWGVWVKIVN from the coding sequence ATGGCGTCTGCTACTGACTTGAAGGAAGAACTGAACTGCTCCATCTGTCTGGAGGTGTATACGGACCCGGTAACTCTGAGATGTGGTCACAACTACTGCCGAGCATGCATCAATCGTGTGCTGGATAGTCAGAGGGGACAAGGTGTCTTTACCTGTCCGGAGTGCAGAGCGGTGTTCAAGAAACGTCCCTGGCTGCAGAAGAATGTCACCCTGTCTAACATTGCGGAACGCTTCCACTCTACTTTGCCCGACCAGAAGAAGACCGGCCCCGGGGGCACCTGTACTTACTGCATTCACTCTGCCGTACCCGCCATCAAATGTTGTCTGCACTGTGAGGCTTCCTTGTGTGAAAGTCACCTGAAAGCCCACAGCAAGGCACCAGAACATGTCCTGATCGAGCCCACCACCTCACCGGGGAAGTGGAAATGCTCCATCCATAATAGGACCCTAGAGTATTACTGCACCGTGGATTCCACCTGTGTCTGCaagtcatgtttgcaggatgCCAAACATCGCGGGCACCAGGTCCTGGCACTAGGTGATGCCTCCAGGGACAAAAAGGATAAACTGAAAAAGACCCTCACACAACTCACCTCCAAGAGAAAGGAGATCGAGAAAAGTCTCCAAGGTCTacaggagaagagaaaaaaagccaACGACGCCGAAACCGCCCTCACGGCGCACGTGAGCGGCCTGTTCCAACAAATCCGCCAAAGACTGGATGTTCTTGAAGTTCAGACCACTGACCAGATCACCAAGCAAGCAGAAATGAATGCAAAGCCGGTCTCTGACCTGATCCGACAGCTGGAAATGAAGAAGGACGAGCTGTGTAGTAAAATTTGTCACGTCGAGGAGCTGAGCAACATGGAGGACCCTCTACCGGTCCTAATGGAGAAGGAGTCAACCAAAGCCGACTTCTGCGTTACCGACAAGGGAGGGCGCCACGATGGCCCCAAAATAGCAGCAATGGATGACATTTTGATCTCTTTGAACTTACACAAGGAATTATCCGACATAGTGAAGAAGGCTCCAAAAGTGCTCAACCTTTCCGAGATATCGGACTTACGACTTGACAGGAAGACGGCCGCCAGTAACGTGGCCGTTTCCCCCGATTTATCCATCGCACACGGGACGCAGGAGAATGACTCTGTTGACGACACGGACAACAGGTTCGAGTCCCACCAGGTGTTAAGCAGAACTGGGCTCAGTGGTGGTAGACATTACTGGGAAGTTGAGTTGTGCGACACCAATAACTGGAGGATCGGGATGTCCTACTACTCCATAGACAGGGAGGGAGACGAGTCTATCTTTGGGAAAACAGACGAGTCGTGGTGCTTGTCCAAAAGCATGAGGGGATATGCCTTCAGGCATGATGACGATCATGTGTCTGTATCCTCTTCATTTAAAAGGTTTCAAAGGTTGGGAATATACCTAGATTTCAAGAGGGGGCGGCTCTCCTTCTACAACTTGGAGCCGGAGGTTAGACACTTGCACACTTTCTATAGTAAATTCAGGGAGCCGCTTCATGCCGCCATCAGGGTCAACTGGGGAGTTTGGGTGAAGATCGTCAACTAA